A single region of the Acidobacteriota bacterium genome encodes:
- the smpB gene encoding SsrA-binding protein SmpB — protein sequence MTQKTDTEQRKTLATNREAYHNYFILETYEAGVQLTGTEVKSARGGRANLKDGYVTVRDGEAWLLNVHISPYTHGNRQNHDPDRDRRLLMHKREIIRLQAKIQEKGLTLVPTKLYFKGNLIKCEIGLARGKKLYDKRATEAKKTQEREARAAMKNRTRDE from the coding sequence ATGACACAGAAGACAGATACAGAACAAAGGAAAACCCTGGCCACCAATCGCGAGGCGTATCACAACTATTTCATCCTGGAAACATATGAGGCTGGCGTTCAATTGACCGGCACGGAAGTCAAATCGGCTCGCGGAGGCAGGGCAAATCTGAAAGACGGTTACGTGACTGTGCGCGATGGCGAAGCTTGGCTGCTCAACGTTCACATCAGCCCGTACACACACGGCAACCGGCAAAACCATGACCCCGATCGTGATCGTCGTTTGTTAATGCATAAACGCGAAATCATCCGATTGCAGGCCAAAATTCAGGAAAAGGGACTGACGTTGGTTCCGACCAAGCTGTATTTCAAGGGCAATCTGATCAAATGCGAAATCGGTTTGGCCAGAGGCAAAAAGCTGTATGACAAACGCGCCACTGAAGCCAAGAAGACACAGGAACGCGAAGCGCGCGCGGCCATGAA
- a CDS encoding NAD(P)-dependent glycerol-3-phosphate dehydrogenase, translated as MKQIAIIGAGGWGTALALVAARGGNQIRLWAHSSEVAECLRCERENKVYLPGFALTEAISPTDDLALALAEAEIVLTAVPSHVSREVYGQMLPYLTPQMIFVSATKGIENETQMRMEEVARDVLKDHFEPQYVVLSGPSFAQEVARDEPCAIVAASRSMNWAAEIQQALSSSRFRVYTNNDVIGVEIAGAIKNVMAIATGAVNGLGLGYNSQAALVTRGLAEMTRLAVKLGGRADTLAGLAGMGDLVLTCFGSLSRNRRVGFELGRGRKLEEIVHDMREVAEGVKTAKAANDLAKKLGIEMPITAGVYQMLYEGKTPRELEIELMERPLKSERA; from the coding sequence ATGAAACAAATTGCAATTATTGGAGCTGGAGGTTGGGGGACGGCGCTGGCGCTGGTTGCCGCACGCGGGGGGAACCAAATCCGGCTTTGGGCACACAGCTCGGAAGTTGCTGAATGTTTACGATGCGAACGTGAAAACAAAGTCTATCTTCCGGGCTTTGCGCTGACCGAGGCGATTTCGCCGACGGATGATCTGGCGCTGGCTCTGGCCGAAGCCGAAATCGTTTTAACCGCCGTGCCGTCACACGTCAGCCGCGAAGTGTATGGGCAAATGCTGCCGTATCTGACGCCGCAAATGATTTTTGTCAGCGCGACCAAGGGCATCGAGAACGAAACTCAGATGCGCATGGAAGAAGTTGCGCGCGATGTGTTGAAAGATCATTTTGAGCCGCAATATGTCGTGCTGTCCGGCCCCAGCTTTGCACAGGAAGTTGCCCGGGACGAACCTTGCGCTATTGTTGCCGCTTCGCGTTCGATGAACTGGGCGGCGGAAATTCAACAGGCGCTTTCATCCAGCCGCTTTCGTGTATACACGAACAACGACGTTATCGGCGTCGAAATCGCTGGAGCGATCAAAAACGTGATGGCGATTGCCACCGGAGCCGTGAACGGGCTTGGCTTGGGCTACAATAGTCAGGCTGCGCTGGTCACTCGTGGCTTGGCTGAAATGACACGGCTGGCGGTGAAACTCGGCGGCCGCGCTGACACGCTCGCCGGATTGGCCGGAATGGGAGATCTGGTGTTGACTTGTTTCGGCAGTTTGTCGCGCAACCGGCGTGTCGGTTTTGAACTCGGTCGCGGCCGAAAGTTGGAAGAAATCGTCCACGACATGCGCGAAGTTGCTGAAGGCGTCAAAACCGCGAAAGCCGCCAACGATCTGGCAAAAAAACTTGGCATTGAAATGCCCATCACCGCCGGCGTGTACCAGATGCTTTACGAAGGAAAAACTCCGCGCGAATTGGAAATTGAATTGATGGAGCGACCGCTGAAATCGGAAAGAGCATAA
- a CDS encoding MFS transporter, whose translation MEAVQQQQLSIQEVMKIPAFRRLWMGQLVSLLGDFLAIFAVLSYASFKLHATATQVTFISVAFLVPFAFFGPIAGVFVDRWNLKQTMITSDLIRAGLIFVLIAIPNLYGIYAVLLALSFVSTFFIPAQSVTLRTLVPPNGLMSANAMMQQAMQVIRIITPALAGTLVGWFGAYVCYLIDGSSFLFSALMIAPLVINRVQTPAATEKKTSVRSIISEFGAGMKFILTHANISFVILALTAGMFAISCFGPLVAVFVRDNLKANEVVFGVVNSLIGIGMILCTIVISKFAKARAKSRMVIEGLLVIGVSVAVMASFGNIPMAAVGMFGIGIGSGLIMIPSMTLIQSETPMEMVGRVSSSVWSLLSISQVVGLIFSGSLAAKLGIVNLFYVSALMLAMIAAFGFFRLQGRTPRNPEPTASEA comes from the coding sequence ATGGAGGCAGTCCAACAACAACAGCTTTCGATTCAAGAAGTCATGAAGATTCCGGCGTTTCGCCGATTGTGGATGGGGCAATTAGTCAGTCTGCTTGGGGATTTTCTGGCGATCTTCGCCGTGCTCAGTTATGCATCGTTCAAGCTGCATGCTACGGCGACCCAAGTTACTTTCATCAGCGTGGCGTTTCTTGTGCCCTTTGCTTTCTTTGGGCCGATTGCCGGAGTGTTTGTTGACCGCTGGAACCTGAAACAGACGATGATCACCAGCGATTTGATTCGCGCCGGATTGATCTTTGTGCTGATTGCAATCCCCAATTTGTACGGCATTTACGCGGTTTTGCTGGCGCTGAGTTTTGTTTCGACGTTTTTCATTCCGGCGCAATCGGTGACCTTGCGAACGCTGGTTCCGCCGAACGGTTTGATGTCTGCAAACGCGATGATGCAACAGGCAATGCAGGTCATACGAATTATCACACCAGCCTTGGCGGGGACATTGGTTGGCTGGTTCGGGGCGTACGTGTGTTACTTGATTGACGGCAGCAGTTTTCTGTTTTCGGCCTTGATGATTGCTCCGCTGGTCATCAATCGTGTGCAAACTCCGGCGGCGACCGAAAAGAAAACCTCGGTCCGGTCGATCATTTCCGAATTCGGCGCAGGCATGAAATTCATTCTGACGCATGCCAACATTTCGTTTGTGATTCTGGCGCTGACGGCGGGAATGTTTGCCATTAGTTGTTTCGGGCCGCTGGTGGCGGTGTTCGTCCGCGACAATTTGAAAGCAAATGAAGTTGTGTTTGGTGTAGTCAATTCGTTGATCGGTATTGGAATGATTCTTTGCACGATTGTGATCAGCAAATTTGCCAAAGCTCGCGCCAAATCTCGCATGGTGATCGAAGGGTTGCTGGTCATTGGTGTATCGGTGGCGGTGATGGCATCGTTTGGCAATATCCCGATGGCCGCAGTTGGGATGTTCGGCATCGGCATTGGCTCCGGGCTGATCATGATTCCCTCGATGACGCTGATCCAAAGCGAAACGCCCATGGAAATGGTGGGTCGTGTAAGCAGCAGCGTCTGGTCGCTGCTGTCTATTTCGCAAGTCGTCGGGCTGATCTTTTCGGGTTCCCTGGCGGCCAAGCTCGGCATCGTCAACCTGTTTTACGTGAGCGCACTAATGCTGGCGATGATCGCAGCTTTTGGATTTTTTCGTTTGCAGGGGCGAACGCCACGGAATCCGGAGCCGACGGCGTCCGAAGCTTGA
- the plsY gene encoding glycerol-3-phosphate 1-O-acyltransferase PlsY, which yields MNTLALVLAYLLGSIPFGFLIVKIASGADIRETGSGGTGATNVTRKAGKGAGIVTLIFDALKGVAAVIVARLLTGEEGTSWVVAGAGVLAVVGHCFPVWLKFKAGKGVATGLGVFLAIVPWAVLAAAIVFFVIVWRTRFVSLGSILAAAFVPLWVLAMHLWIEPIINFLPILAALCASSAIIIIKHHENISRLMAGTENKFGAAK from the coding sequence ATGAACACACTTGCCCTTGTTCTTGCTTATCTTCTCGGCTCGATTCCTTTTGGTTTTTTGATCGTCAAAATCGCCAGCGGCGCTGACATTCGCGAAACCGGCAGCGGCGGAACCGGTGCCACCAACGTCACGCGAAAAGCGGGCAAAGGCGCAGGCATCGTCACGCTGATTTTTGACGCGCTGAAAGGCGTTGCCGCAGTGATCGTGGCGAGACTGCTGACCGGAGAAGAGGGAACTTCGTGGGTTGTTGCTGGCGCGGGAGTGCTGGCTGTTGTTGGGCATTGCTTCCCAGTGTGGTTGAAATTCAAAGCGGGCAAGGGCGTGGCGACGGGGTTGGGCGTGTTTCTGGCCATTGTGCCGTGGGCGGTGTTGGCGGCGGCAATCGTTTTTTTCGTGATCGTCTGGCGAACCCGCTTTGTTTCGTTGGGGTCGATCCTGGCGGCGGCTTTTGTCCCGCTGTGGGTGTTGGCAATGCATTTGTGGATTGAACCGATCATCAACTTTTTGCCGATCCTCGCAGCGCTTTGCGCGTCGTCGGCGATTATCATCATCAAACATCACGAAAACATCAGTCGGCTGATGGCCGGAACGGAAAACAAATTTGGCGCAGCGAAGTAA
- a CDS encoding competence/damage-inducible protein A, with protein sequence MLNAEIIAIGSEMLTPFRLDTNSLWLTERLNSMGIDVKLKTIVGDDEGRLEETVRDAMKRSEIVIATGGLGPTEDDITRKIFARVLKRRLILDDDILTKLRARFAKRNMPMPEINARQAFVIERAQVLPNPNGTAPGMLIEEGKCTIAMLPGPPREMKPMFDSVVTPVLKQRVGDVLILRRKLSIFGLGESAVDEKAAPVYTKYKNPSTTILFKDGQIELHLTAQVKNETEGNRLLDELSGQLDEVLGEYIYSRRDETLEQVVGELLRWRGYSLATAESCTGGLLAGRITEVPGSSEYFLEGAVTYSNEAKMRTLGVPKEMLEEHGAVSEPVACAMASGVQKLAGSTFGIGVTGIAGPSGGTEEKPVGLVYIALADEDTVTARKVIFPGDRQFIRTLTVNAALDMLRRRIK encoded by the coding sequence ATGCTCAACGCTGAAATTATCGCCATCGGTTCTGAGATGTTGACGCCGTTTCGCCTGGATACCAATTCGTTGTGGCTGACCGAACGGTTGAATTCGATGGGCATTGACGTGAAGCTCAAAACGATTGTCGGCGACGACGAAGGGCGGCTGGAAGAAACGGTTCGCGATGCGATGAAACGATCCGAAATCGTCATTGCTACTGGCGGACTTGGGCCCACGGAAGACGACATCACGCGGAAGATTTTTGCGCGCGTTCTCAAACGCCGACTGATTCTGGACGATGACATTTTGACAAAGCTGCGAGCGCGTTTTGCCAAACGAAACATGCCGATGCCGGAAATCAACGCGCGGCAGGCATTTGTGATCGAGCGCGCCCAGGTGTTGCCGAATCCGAACGGCACGGCTCCGGGGATGCTGATTGAAGAAGGCAAATGCACAATTGCGATGCTGCCCGGGCCGCCGCGCGAAATGAAGCCGATGTTCGATTCGGTGGTCACTCCGGTGTTGAAACAGCGTGTCGGCGATGTGTTGATCCTACGACGCAAACTCAGCATTTTCGGGCTTGGCGAATCCGCCGTGGATGAAAAAGCAGCGCCGGTTTACACCAAATACAAAAACCCTTCGACGACCATCCTATTCAAAGACGGCCAGATCGAATTGCATCTGACCGCGCAGGTGAAAAACGAAACCGAAGGCAATCGCTTGCTGGATGAACTCAGCGGGCAGCTTGACGAGGTTTTGGGCGAATACATTTATTCGCGCCGGGACGAAACGCTTGAACAAGTCGTCGGTGAATTGTTGCGCTGGCGCGGATACTCACTGGCGACGGCGGAAAGTTGCACCGGCGGGTTGCTGGCCGGACGCATCACGGAAGTTCCCGGCAGTTCGGAGTATTTTCTGGAAGGCGCCGTGACGTATTCCAACGAAGCGAAAATGCGAACGCTCGGCGTGCCGAAAGAAATGCTGGAAGAGCATGGCGCGGTCAGTGAACCGGTCGCCTGCGCAATGGCTTCGGGAGTCCAAAAACTCGCCGGTTCGACCTTTGGCATTGGCGTCACAGGAATCGCAGGTCCCAGCGGAGGAACGGAAGAAAAGCCGGTTGGTCTGGTGTACATCGCTTTGGCCGACGAAGACACGGTGACGGCGCGAAAGGTAATTTTCCCCGGCGACCGCCAATTCATACGCACGCTAACGGTCAACGCGGCGTTGGATATGCTGCGAAGAAGGATCAAATGA
- a CDS encoding phosphatidylglycerophosphatase A, giving the protein MTNPAPFADKRGKSFNSQGATDWLAVIIATGGGAGFVPIAPGTWGSLVGLLIAYGLIVTFKSNVALLQNLLIIVSVVLGWVGIWAGTRAETVFGKKDSGQIVIDEVCGQVITFVFIAPFLAALGNQWRWWMIPGFFLFRAFDIFKPFPINGLQSLTGGLGVMMDDIIAGIYAAVLLSLAMQIAS; this is encoded by the coding sequence ATGACAAATCCCGCACCCTTCGCCGACAAACGCGGCAAATCTTTCAATTCACAAGGAGCCACAGACTGGTTGGCGGTCATCATTGCCACGGGCGGAGGCGCGGGCTTTGTGCCCATCGCTCCTGGAACGTGGGGATCACTGGTCGGATTATTGATTGCCTACGGATTGATTGTTACGTTCAAATCGAATGTAGCGTTGCTGCAAAACCTATTGATCATTGTCAGCGTTGTTCTGGGCTGGGTCGGCATTTGGGCTGGCACGCGAGCCGAAACCGTCTTCGGCAAAAAAGATTCCGGGCAAATTGTGATTGATGAAGTTTGTGGTCAGGTCATTACCTTTGTGTTCATCGCGCCATTTCTGGCCGCGCTGGGGAATCAATGGCGCTGGTGGATGATTCCGGGATTCTTTTTGTTTCGCGCCTTCGACATTTTCAAACCATTTCCGATCAATGGGTTGCAATCGTTGACCGGAGGCTTGGGCGTGATGATGGACGACATCATCGCCGGGATTTACGCTGCCGTGCTGCTGTCATTGGCAATGCAAATTGCGAGTTGA
- the rimO gene encoding 30S ribosomal protein S12 methylthiotransferase RimO, whose amino-acid sequence MSSEIQKIGFVSLGCPKNLVDSEVMMGQLQKHGYELTNDREAADVMVINTCGFIQTAKEESINTILEMSELKESANLKRLVVAGCLVERYRQDLLNQLPEVDAVLGTSELEKIVAAVDPAAVAAQDAAFVASNAWMTRGLPTYLYDETSPRVLATPKHFAYVKIAEGCDHTCAFCAIPQMRGNYRSRRAGSILREAESLAEQGVKELVLISQDSTQYGLDLGIKDGLADLLGSLAKVDGIEWIRVMYTYPNSLSDATLAAMAEEPKVCNYLDMPLQHASANMLKRMRRGGNRQLLEKLMNRAKQFVPDITLRTTLIVGFPGETDEDFEELMQFVRDVEFDRVGVFTYSDEEGTHGFDLDGKVPARVMRTRRAKLMREQAKISKKKNKAVIGKQFRAMLEGVSQETDLLLQARLESQAPEVDGHVLINDIPENFNAQPGDFINIEITEAHEYDLVARVV is encoded by the coding sequence ATGAGTTCTGAAATCCAAAAGATCGGTTTCGTCAGTCTTGGCTGTCCCAAAAATCTGGTGGACAGCGAAGTCATGATGGGGCAATTGCAAAAACATGGTTATGAACTGACCAACGACCGCGAAGCCGCCGACGTGATGGTCATCAATACCTGCGGCTTCATCCAGACGGCCAAGGAAGAATCCATCAACACGATTCTGGAAATGTCCGAGTTGAAAGAATCGGCGAACCTGAAACGGTTGGTGGTTGCCGGATGTCTGGTCGAACGATACCGGCAGGATTTGCTGAATCAATTGCCGGAAGTGGACGCCGTGCTGGGAACCAGTGAACTGGAAAAAATCGTTGCGGCGGTTGATCCGGCGGCGGTGGCGGCTCAGGACGCGGCCTTTGTGGCCTCAAACGCCTGGATGACGCGCGGTTTGCCGACATACCTGTATGACGAAACGTCGCCGCGCGTGCTGGCGACGCCGAAACATTTCGCATACGTCAAAATTGCCGAAGGCTGCGATCACACCTGCGCGTTCTGTGCGATTCCGCAAATGCGCGGCAATTACCGCAGCCGGCGCGCCGGTTCCATCCTGCGCGAAGCCGAAAGTCTGGCTGAGCAGGGCGTCAAAGAGTTGGTGCTGATTTCACAGGATTCGACCCAATATGGTTTGGATTTGGGCATCAAAGACGGCTTGGCCGACTTGTTGGGAAGCCTGGCAAAAGTGGACGGCATCGAATGGATTCGCGTGATGTACACCTATCCGAATTCTTTGAGTGACGCGACGCTGGCTGCAATGGCGGAAGAGCCAAAGGTTTGCAATTACCTGGATATGCCATTGCAACACGCCAGCGCCAATATGCTCAAACGAATGCGGCGAGGCGGCAATCGCCAATTGCTGGAAAAACTGATGAACCGCGCCAAACAGTTCGTGCCGGACATCACGCTGCGAACGACGTTGATCGTAGGCTTTCCCGGCGAAACGGACGAAGACTTTGAAGAGTTAATGCAGTTCGTCCGCGATGTGGAATTCGACCGCGTTGGCGTGTTCACTTACTCCGACGAAGAAGGCACGCACGGGTTCGACCTGGATGGCAAAGTTCCGGCGCGCGTGATGCGAACTCGCCGCGCCAAACTGATGCGCGAGCAGGCGAAAATCTCCAAAAAGAAAAACAAAGCCGTCATCGGCAAACAGTTCCGCGCCATGCTGGAAGGCGTTTCACAGGAAACCGATCTGCTGTTGCAGGCTCGTTTGGAATCGCAGGCTCCGGAAGTTGACGGCCACGTGCTGATAAACGACATCCCCGAAAACTTCAATGCGCAACCCGGAGATTTCATCAACATCGAAATTACCGAAGCGCACGAATACGATCTGGTCGCCAGAGTTGTTTGA